GACCCCGATGAGCGGGAGGGAGAGGCCGGTCGCGAGGATCGGCATGAGCCACGGGACCCCGAGCGCGACACCGGGAAGAAGAAGGAGCGCGTGCCCCGGCGGGTACTTCGACGCGTAGACCGGATCGGCGAGGATGTGGAACGCGTCGAAGAAGAGCGGTTCGGGCGGGGAGGGAAAAAAGAGGCGACCCGCGAGAAAGGTTTTCGCCTGAAAGAGATAGGCGAACTCGTCGTGAACGACCGGCTGGAACCCATGCGCGTGAAACCCCCAGAGCCACACATAGAACCCGACGAGCGCCGCGGTGAGAAGCCCGAGGAGGAGGGGGAAGCGCCGCTCGATCCGCGCCCCCTCCCGTTCGGCGGCCGAGAGAAGACCGCTCGGGATCGGGGCGAACGAGACGGCGGCGAGGAGAAGCGCGGCGACCGCGATCGCCGGCGGTTGCCGGAGGAGGAGGGTTCCCGCGAGGACGAGCAGCGCCCCGATCGGAAGAAGAAGCGTGGTCACCGGACTCGGCCGCCTCTCTGTCGTTTAGACATCAAACAAAAGAGCGCGCCGCGGCCAGGACCGGATCACGCCTCGCACAGCTCGATCAGAATCCCGCCGGTCCCCTTCGGGTGGAGGAAAGCGATCCGCTTCCCCTCCGCGCCGCGCCGCGGCTTCTCGTCGATGAGAGGGATGCCGGCTTTCCGAAGCTCCGCGAGAGCCTCCTCGAGATCCTCGAGCGCGAGCGAGATGTGGTGGATGCCGTTCCCCCTCTTCGCGAGGAACCGATCGACCGGGCCGTCCGCGCCGGTCCCCTCGAGGAACTCGAGGGACGTTTCCCCCGCGCGGTGGGAGGTCGTCTTCACCCCCTGGTCCGGAACCATCTCCACATGGGGCTCCCGATCGGGAAAGAGGGCGCGGAGAAGAGGAGCGATCGATTCGATCTCCTTCATCGCGATCCCGACATGATCGACGCGAATGATCTTCAAGACGAAACCTCCCGAGTCAGAGGGTGACAATCTCTTTGTGCTTCCCGAACACTCGGGCGAGGACCGCGCAGATCTCCCCCACGGTCGCCTCGGCCCGCGCGGCCTCGAGGATCGGGGGCATGAGGTTCGTCCCTTCCCTGGCCGCCTTCTCGACCGCGTCGAGCGCCTTTCCGTGGCGAGCGTTATCCCGCTCCCGGCGGAACCTCGCGAGGCGCTCCTTCTGCGCTCTCTCGACCTCGGGATCGATCGCGAAGGTCTCCGCCGGTACCGGCTCGTCGGTCGCGTAGCGGTTCACGCCGACCACGCTCGTCTCCCCCGACTCGACCTTCTTCTGATGCTCGTACGCGCTCCTCTGGATCTCGCGCTGCACGAAGCCCTTCTCGACCGCCTCGAGCATGCCGCCCATCTCGTCGATCCGCCGGAGGAGCGTCTCCGTCTCCTCCTCGAGCCGGTCGGTGAGGGATTCCAGGAAGTACGATCCTCCCATCGGGTCGACCACGTTCGCCGCGCCGGTTTCGCACGCGAGGATCTGCTGCGTGC
The sequence above is a segment of the Candidatus Eisenbacteria bacterium genome. Coding sequences within it:
- the mce gene encoding methylmalonyl-CoA epimerase, which gives rise to MKIIRVDHVGIAMKEIESIAPLLRALFPDREPHVEMVPDQGVKTTSHRAGETSLEFLEGTGADGPVDRFLAKRGNGIHHISLALEDLEEALAELRKAGIPLIDEKPRRGAEGKRIAFLHPKGTGGILIELCEA